A stretch of the Candidatus Binatus sp. genome encodes the following:
- a CDS encoding DegQ family serine endoprotease, whose amino-acid sequence MPARAADSAPPTRFWTEPADPAHVAKAQSMPDFVDLAAKLSPAVVNISTDEPAEPAEAGEPSPEESPHGLLMPPHSHPFEEFGGSPHSKALGSGFIITKDGYILTNEHVVEGPGAVTVTTQDGRNYAAKIVGHDEKSDIALLKIDAKHDLAVAPLGNSDDLKVGEWVMAIGNPFGFDHSVTAGIVSAKGRFIPGSYEDFIQTDASINPGNSGGPLIDLRGDVVGVNCAIYTHTGTSMGIGFAVPIELVKEELPQLKRSGKVVRGWLGVYIQKVTPELAESLGLADSRGALVAKVLDGGPAKVAGVRHGDVIVAFDNQPVSDSRELPLLIGRTDLGHKGTLKVIRDKQTIDLPVTITQSREPEIVASEEKSQKPDLGAVSPFGLHVKDLSPDLAKELGLDAPGGVVISSVQPGSRADEAGLRARDVILEVNRAAVKNVDSYQHALKTSAKGKIVLLLVRRGDATIYVTVKPEA is encoded by the coding sequence ATGCCGGCACGCGCTGCGGATTCCGCGCCACCCACCCGCTTCTGGACCGAGCCGGCCGACCCCGCTCACGTGGCGAAAGCCCAGTCGATGCCGGACTTCGTTGATCTCGCAGCCAAGCTCAGCCCCGCCGTCGTGAACATCTCGACCGACGAACCCGCAGAACCCGCCGAGGCCGGCGAGCCATCGCCCGAGGAGTCTCCGCACGGCCTTCTGATGCCACCGCACTCGCATCCTTTCGAGGAGTTCGGCGGCTCGCCGCACTCCAAGGCGCTTGGCTCCGGCTTCATCATCACCAAGGACGGCTACATCCTGACCAACGAGCACGTCGTCGAGGGTCCGGGCGCAGTCACCGTGACCACGCAGGACGGCCGCAATTACGCCGCCAAGATCGTCGGGCATGACGAGAAGAGCGACATCGCGCTGCTGAAGATCGATGCGAAGCACGACCTGGCGGTCGCGCCGCTGGGCAACTCCGACGACTTGAAGGTGGGAGAATGGGTGATGGCGATCGGAAATCCGTTCGGCTTCGACCATTCCGTGACGGCCGGAATCGTCAGCGCCAAGGGGCGCTTCATCCCGGGCAGCTACGAGGATTTCATCCAGACCGACGCGTCGATAAATCCCGGCAACTCGGGCGGTCCGCTGATCGATCTGCGCGGCGATGTGGTCGGCGTCAATTGCGCGATCTACACGCACACCGGCACCAGCATGGGAATCGGCTTTGCGGTTCCCATCGAACTGGTCAAGGAAGAGCTGCCGCAACTCAAGCGCTCGGGCAAAGTCGTGCGCGGATGGCTCGGCGTGTACATCCAGAAGGTGACACCCGAGCTGGCCGAGTCGCTGGGGCTGGCGGATTCACGCGGCGCGCTGGTTGCCAAGGTGCTCGACGGCGGACCAGCCAAAGTGGCCGGCGTCAGGCACGGCGACGTAATCGTGGCGTTCGACAATCAACCGGTCAGCGACTCGCGCGAATTGCCGCTGCTGATCGGCCGCACCGACCTGGGCCACAAAGGGACGCTCAAGGTGATTCGCGACAAGCAGACGATCGATCTGCCGGTCACGATTACGCAGTCGCGCGAGCCCGAAATCGTGGCGTCTGAGGAAAAATCGCAAAAGCCCGACCTCGGCGCCGTCTCGCCCTTCGGCCTTCACGTCAAGGACCTGAGTCCCGATCTCGCCAAAGAACTCGGGCTCGACGCGCCCGGCGGCGTCGTGATTTCGTCGGTGCAGCCCGGCAGCCGCGCCGACGAGGCGGGGCTTCGCGCTCGCGACGTGATCCTCGAGGTCAATCGCGCGGCCGTCAAGAACGTCGACTCGTACCAACATGCGCTGAAGACCAGCGCCAAGGGCAAGATCGTCCTGCTGCTCGTCAGGCGCGGCGACGCCACCATCTACGTGACCGTCAAGCCGGAGGCCTGA
- a CDS encoding DUF1844 domain-containing protein, which produces MGESEDKRGFKVQDRRRFSAEGEAKPGDEAPSDSGEALEIKSKADAPGPESISKPQAAASQPAANRHSSQAPLELTFAAFLWSLSEQALAALGEIPDLASGQVTHDLILAQQMIDIIIMLRDKTRGNLDPHEQALLKEILSSLQMKYVELARPPGR; this is translated from the coding sequence ATGGGAGAATCAGAAGACAAGCGGGGATTCAAGGTTCAGGACCGCCGACGCTTCTCCGCCGAAGGCGAGGCCAAGCCAGGCGACGAGGCGCCATCTGATAGCGGCGAAGCGTTGGAAATAAAATCCAAAGCCGACGCGCCCGGGCCGGAGTCGATTTCCAAGCCGCAAGCCGCCGCCTCACAGCCCGCGGCGAATCGCCATTCGAGCCAAGCGCCGCTGGAGCTGACGTTCGCGGCGTTTCTATGGAGCCTGTCAGAGCAGGCCCTGGCGGCGCTGGGCGAAATACCCGACCTGGCAAGCGGTCAGGTGACGCACGACCTGATTTTGGCTCAGCAGATGATCGATATCATCATAATGTTGCGTGACAAGACGCGGGGAAATCTCGATCCCCACGAACAAGCCTTGCTCAAAGAGATTCTTTCCAGTCTGCAAATGAAGTACGTTGAATTGGCGAGACCGCCGGGCCGTTGA